In Bacillus cytotoxicus NVH 391-98, the following are encoded in one genomic region:
- a CDS encoding Vga family ABC-F type ribosomal protection protein, whose amino-acid sequence MLLLEANRIKYYIQDRLLLDIDQLQIHQNARIGLVGRNGSGKTTLFQILAKEIVPEEGSIVQRVRCELLPQLKQTDTTKSGGEVTQEYIQKAVLKDPELLLADEPTTNLDTGHIEWLEKKLGNWKGAFVIISHDRAFLDALCTTIWELDEGKIKVYTGNYSEYVKQKEIERQQEQLAYEKYEKKKKQLEEAVKLKEKKAERATKTPKKEGKLEPKITKPYFAKKQKKLQKTATAMITRLEKLGKVEKVKELPPLKMDLPNAETFKNRIILRVNDRIGKVGKRVLWKKASFHIRGGDKLAIIGANGSGKTTLVKQIMNQEYGIRFSPAVKVGYFSQNLNILDPAKSIIENVQSSSKQNETLIRTVLARMHFFREDVYKLVEVLSGGERVKVALTKLFLSDINTLILDEPTNFLDMTAVEALESLLKEYEGSVIFVSHDRRFIENIATRILTIHNQELGLFEGTYQQYKRTQVQQAQERKKDTRLLLETKLSEVLSRLSIEPSEKLEREFEKLLQEKRELDASE is encoded by the coding sequence ATGTTGTTATTAGAAGCTAATCGTATAAAGTACTATATACAAGATCGCTTGTTACTTGATATAGATCAATTGCAAATTCATCAAAATGCTCGAATTGGGTTAGTTGGTAGAAATGGAAGCGGAAAAACAACGTTATTTCAAATATTAGCTAAAGAAATTGTCCCGGAAGAAGGGAGTATTGTTCAACGTGTGAGGTGTGAACTTCTACCGCAGCTGAAACAAACAGATACAACAAAAAGCGGTGGTGAAGTGACGCAAGAATATATTCAAAAAGCTGTTCTGAAAGATCCGGAGCTTTTACTTGCCGATGAACCAACGACAAACCTTGATACAGGACATATTGAATGGCTGGAGAAGAAGCTTGGAAATTGGAAAGGGGCATTTGTTATCATTTCACATGACCGCGCGTTTTTAGATGCTCTTTGCACAACGATATGGGAATTGGATGAAGGGAAAATAAAAGTGTATACAGGTAACTATAGCGAATATGTAAAACAAAAAGAAATAGAGCGGCAACAAGAACAATTAGCATATGAAAAATATGAAAAAAAGAAAAAGCAGTTGGAAGAAGCGGTAAAGCTGAAAGAGAAAAAGGCGGAACGAGCAACAAAGACTCCAAAGAAGGAAGGGAAGCTAGAACCGAAAATTACAAAGCCGTATTTTGCAAAAAAACAAAAGAAGTTACAAAAAACAGCAACCGCTATGATAACAAGGTTAGAAAAACTTGGAAAGGTAGAAAAAGTAAAAGAGCTTCCGCCGCTTAAGATGGACTTACCGAATGCGGAAACGTTTAAAAACCGAATTATTTTACGAGTGAATGATAGAATAGGTAAAGTTGGGAAACGTGTGCTATGGAAAAAAGCAAGCTTTCATATTCGAGGTGGTGACAAATTAGCAATTATCGGTGCAAATGGGAGCGGGAAAACAACACTCGTAAAACAAATTATGAATCAAGAGTATGGGATTAGATTTTCTCCTGCTGTAAAAGTTGGCTATTTTAGTCAAAATTTAAATATATTAGATCCAGCAAAATCCATTATCGAAAATGTCCAGTCTTCTTCCAAACAGAATGAAACGCTTATTCGAACAGTTCTTGCAAGAATGCATTTCTTTCGAGAGGATGTTTATAAGCTTGTAGAGGTTTTAAGTGGTGGGGAACGAGTGAAAGTGGCATTAACAAAGCTATTTTTAAGTGATATAAATACTTTAATTTTGGATGAACCGACAAATTTTCTTGATATGACAGCTGTTGAAGCGTTGGAATCTCTTCTAAAAGAATACGAAGGGAGTGTCATCTTTGTTTCACATGATCGCCGCTTTATTGAAAATATCGCGACACGAATTTTAACCATTCATAATCAAGAGCTTGGACTGTTTGAAGGAACTTATCAACAATATAAACGAACTCAAGTACAACAAGCTCAAGAGCGTAAAAAGGATACACGTCTTTTACTGGAAACGAAATTATCAGAAGTGCTAAGCCGGTTAAGTATTGAACCGTCCGAAAAATTAGAAAGGGAATTTGAAAAACTGTTACAAGAAAAACGAGAGTTGGATGCGTCTGAATAA
- a CDS encoding putative polysaccharide biosynthesis protein codes for MSTSKVLKGTALLSGATMISRILGFIYFFPFQLLVGTQGVALYGYAYSWYGILLSFSTAGIPIAVSKFVAKYNALGDYSTSKKLYNSSVKLMLLMGFSGFFILFIGAPYISQFIIRSKAPDPKFIADVTLTMRALSFALIIVPAMSVTRGYFQGFQHMKPSAVSQVVEQIARVVFILVGSFVVTKLLGGSVASSVAVATFGAAVGAIASVSILIMYWKKYNHLKPPKGELKSRASTLPLKSIYMELLRYAIPIVFVGIAIPLYTLVDQYTVADALRALGEPLTTANAVFAYIANYAQKLIMIPASLATGFSLTIIPAITKSFTSGKQEELQEQITKIFQVLLFFTIPAAFGLASIAYDAFRMVYVSHDIAVGGSQYLISYAPSAVLSAIFTVSAAILQGIDYQRKTMIAFSVGILVKLIVNTPLLYVLGGHGAVLGTILGYLVSDAIMLYCIVKFAKFDIKETIKTVCLIIIYSGAMSAIVMALKAMIGWFIPGQSYIESLLIVIICGVVGGFVYLLFVLTSGLASRILGNRIQRLPILGKFIK; via the coding sequence TTGTCTACTTCAAAAGTGTTAAAAGGAACTGCTTTACTAAGCGGGGCCACAATGATTTCACGTATCTTAGGATTTATCTATTTCTTCCCCTTTCAATTATTAGTTGGTACACAAGGGGTTGCTTTATATGGATATGCATATTCTTGGTACGGTATCTTACTTAGTTTTTCAACAGCCGGCATTCCAATTGCCGTATCAAAATTTGTCGCAAAATATAATGCACTAGGTGATTATAGTACAAGTAAAAAACTCTATAACTCTAGTGTAAAATTGATGCTATTGATGGGGTTTTCTGGTTTTTTCATTTTATTTATCGGTGCTCCTTACATATCACAATTTATCATTCGTTCAAAAGCGCCAGATCCAAAGTTTATCGCTGATGTAACACTTACAATGCGGGCGCTCAGCTTTGCGCTTATTATTGTACCAGCAATGAGTGTCACACGCGGTTATTTTCAAGGCTTCCAGCATATGAAGCCAAGCGCCGTATCACAAGTTGTAGAACAAATTGCACGCGTCGTTTTCATTTTAGTTGGTAGTTTTGTTGTTACAAAGTTACTAGGTGGCTCTGTCGCTTCTTCTGTAGCAGTCGCTACATTTGGTGCTGCGGTCGGAGCGATTGCTAGCGTTTCGATTTTAATCATGTATTGGAAAAAATATAATCATCTAAAACCACCTAAAGGTGAGCTCAAATCAAGAGCATCTACTCTTCCGTTAAAAAGTATCTATATGGAATTACTTCGTTATGCAATTCCCATTGTATTTGTCGGCATCGCTATTCCGCTTTATACATTAGTCGATCAATACACAGTTGCTGACGCTTTAAGAGCTCTTGGCGAGCCATTAACAACAGCAAATGCTGTCTTCGCTTATATAGCGAACTATGCTCAAAAATTAATTATGATTCCAGCTTCCCTTGCAACTGGATTTTCATTAACAATTATTCCAGCTATAACAAAATCATTTACAAGTGGAAAACAAGAAGAATTACAAGAACAAATTACAAAGATATTTCAAGTATTATTATTCTTCACCATTCCAGCGGCATTCGGTCTAGCTAGTATTGCTTACGATGCATTCCGCATGGTTTATGTGAGCCACGATATCGCAGTAGGCGGTTCACAATACTTAATTTCCTATGCACCATCAGCTGTATTAAGCGCAATCTTTACCGTTTCAGCAGCCATTTTACAAGGAATTGATTATCAACGAAAAACAATGATTGCTTTCTCAGTAGGCATTCTTGTAAAACTGATTGTCAATACTCCTCTTCTATATGTATTAGGCGGACATGGAGCGGTACTTGGAACTATTCTCGGATATCTCGTTTCAGATGCCATTATGTTATACTGCATCGTTAAATTCGCAAAATTTGATATAAAAGAGACTATAAAAACAGTATGTCTTATTATCATTTATTCTGGCGCAATGTCCGCTATTGTCATGGCATTAAAAGCGATGATAGGATGGTTCATACCTGGACAGTCTTACATCGAATCATTACTTATCGTAATCATATGCGGCGTAGTTGGCGGCTTCGTCTATCTTTTATTTGTATTAACAAGCGGCCTTGCTTCACGCATTCTCGGTAATCGCATTCAACGATTACCGATATTAGGAAAATTTATAAAATAA
- the hflX gene encoding GTPase HflX has product MEEFVQRAILVGVNLGHESDFQYSMEELANLAEACDVEVVGQVTQNLQRVNPSHYIGTGKIGEVAAYVKEVDANIVIFNDELSPSQIRNLEKDLDCKVIDRTILILDIFAQRAKTKEAQLQVEVAHLQYMMPRLVGLRESLGRQSGGVGTKNKGVGEKKLELDRRKIEEQISVLNKELEALVVQRKTQRKQRKKNEIPVVALVGYTNAGKSTTMNAMLEIFNGTIEKQVFEKDMLFATLETSVRNIELPDNKSFLLTDTVGFVSKLPHHLVKAFRSTLEEVAEADLLIHVVDYSNPNYEQLIEITNQTLKQIGVENIPTIYAYNKSDMMDVEIPKTKKDRVYLSAKKQIGMEELVEMIRSHIYKEYTKCEMLIPYDQGQIVSYFNEYAHVICTSYENEGTKLSLECKISDFEKYKRFAI; this is encoded by the coding sequence ATGGAAGAATTTGTACAAAGAGCAATATTAGTTGGTGTAAATTTAGGGCATGAAAGCGATTTTCAATATTCAATGGAGGAATTAGCAAATCTTGCAGAAGCATGTGATGTGGAAGTTGTCGGGCAAGTTACACAAAATTTACAACGTGTAAATCCTTCTCATTATATTGGAACAGGAAAGATTGGAGAAGTAGCAGCCTATGTGAAGGAAGTTGATGCGAATATTGTTATTTTCAATGATGAGCTATCTCCTTCGCAAATTCGAAATTTAGAAAAAGACTTAGACTGTAAAGTGATCGATCGTACGATTTTAATTTTAGATATTTTTGCCCAGCGTGCAAAAACGAAAGAAGCACAGCTACAAGTAGAAGTAGCTCATCTTCAATATATGATGCCCCGTTTAGTCGGCCTTCGTGAATCGCTAGGAAGACAAAGTGGCGGTGTTGGTACGAAAAATAAAGGTGTCGGTGAGAAAAAGTTGGAATTAGATCGCCGAAAAATTGAAGAGCAAATTTCGGTGTTGAATAAAGAATTAGAAGCACTTGTTGTACAGCGCAAAACGCAGCGAAAACAACGAAAGAAAAATGAAATTCCTGTTGTAGCATTAGTAGGATATACAAACGCGGGAAAATCTACGACGATGAATGCAATGCTTGAAATCTTTAATGGAACTATAGAGAAGCAAGTATTTGAAAAGGATATGTTATTTGCGACATTAGAAACGTCTGTTCGAAATATTGAGCTTCCGGATAATAAATCATTTTTATTAACAGATACAGTTGGATTTGTAAGTAAGTTACCACACCATCTTGTAAAGGCATTTCGTTCAACGTTAGAAGAAGTTGCAGAAGCAGACTTACTCATTCATGTTGTCGATTATTCGAATCCAAATTATGAGCAATTAATTGAAATTACGAATCAAACATTAAAACAAATTGGAGTTGAAAACATTCCGACAATTTATGCATATAATAAATCAGATATGATGGATGTGGAAATTCCAAAAACGAAGAAAGATCGCGTTTATTTATCTGCGAAAAAACAAATTGGTATGGAAGAATTAGTTGAAATGATTCGTTCACATATTTATAAAGAATATACAAAGTGTGAAATGTTAATCCCGTATGATCAAGGGCAAATTGTTTCTTATTTCAATGAGTATGCACATGTTATATGTACGAGTTATGAAAATGAAGGTACGAAACTTTCGCTGGAATGCAAAATAAGTGATTTTGAGAAGTATAAGCGTTTTGCTATTTGA
- the cysK gene encoding cysteine synthase A: MKLCKNVTELIGDTPVVRLSKFVPKDAADVYVKLEMFNPSRSVKDRAAYHLIHVAEEQGFIQPGDTIIEPTSGNTGIGLAMNAAAKGYKAILIMPDNMSKERMNLLKAYGAEVILTPAEQRMPGAIAKAIELQKQIPNSFIPQQFENPANPNIHRYTTALEIYEQMEGKLDAFVATAGTGGTITGTGETLKEKLPNLHIVVVEPKGSPVLSGGVPGPHKLVGTSPGFIPKNLNTEIYNEIIQIADEEALSTMRNLAKQEGLLVGPSSGASVYAAIMIAKRLGAGKKVLCIAPDTGERYLSMGLFE, from the coding sequence ATGAAACTATGCAAAAATGTTACAGAATTAATAGGGGATACACCTGTCGTGCGATTATCTAAATTTGTTCCGAAAGATGCGGCGGATGTATATGTAAAGTTAGAAATGTTTAACCCATCTCGTAGTGTGAAAGATCGTGCAGCTTATCATTTAATTCATGTTGCAGAGGAGCAAGGCTTTATTCAGCCGGGAGATACGATTATTGAACCGACAAGTGGAAATACGGGAATTGGTTTAGCGATGAATGCAGCGGCGAAAGGATATAAAGCGATTTTAATTATGCCGGATAATATGTCAAAAGAACGAATGAATCTGTTAAAAGCATATGGTGCAGAAGTTATTTTGACACCGGCAGAACAAAGAATGCCAGGTGCAATTGCAAAAGCGATAGAACTGCAAAAACAAATACCGAATAGTTTTATCCCGCAGCAATTTGAAAATCCAGCAAACCCAAATATTCATCGCTATACAACAGCACTTGAAATTTATGAACAAATGGAAGGGAAGTTAGATGCCTTTGTAGCGACTGCTGGAACAGGTGGAACAATTACAGGGACAGGGGAAACGTTGAAAGAGAAATTACCCAATTTACATATTGTAGTAGTGGAGCCGAAAGGATCGCCTGTTTTATCTGGCGGTGTGCCAGGTCCTCATAAACTAGTTGGAACCAGTCCGGGGTTTATTCCAAAAAACTTAAATACAGAAATATATAACGAAATTATTCAAATTGCAGATGAAGAAGCGCTAAGTACGATGAGAAATTTAGCAAAACAAGAAGGGTTATTAGTAGGACCATCTTCAGGGGCTTCCGTCTATGCCGCAATTATGATTGCGAAGCGATTAGGTGCGGGTAAGAAGGTATTGTGTATTGCACCTGATACAGGTGAACGGTATTTAAGTATGGGGCTGTTTGAATAA
- a CDS encoding peptide ABC transporter substrate-binding protein, which produces MKKKTKRVAALSLTLSLVLTACGQKQETTTNKDEKKVATKQILNIVETGEISTLDSSIATDGFSYAALNNVMEGLYMPGPGNKPVPGAAESYTLSEDGKTYIFKLRHSNWSNGDPVTAHDFEYAWKRAINPETASEYAHIMFDIKNAEKVNKKALPLDSFGVKALDDKTLEVQLEHPVPYFLGLMGFATFYPQNQKVVEAQGTNYGLEAANAVYNGPFVLNEWKHDTSYKMTKNPNYWDHKNVKLQEINVNIVKDTSAAVNLFESKQVDRITINSEFVDKYQNDPSLKKMARPSVTFFRLNQKNPLLANKNARKAISLSFDKKGITTTILNNGSIPANAFIPKGFVKGPDNKDFRSTSNVKVETNIKEAKKQWETAKKETNLQNVSLSIISTDESNDKKISEYLKGELEKNLPGLKITLNPLPVKAFLEREGNGDFEISLSTWGPDYPDPTTFLNMFVTDGPFNKMNYSNKQYDELMEKASSSLTTDLPARWKAFQDAEKILVEDDAAIAPIFQAGLIYLERPSVKGVVVRPFAGIYSYKWAYITE; this is translated from the coding sequence ATGAAGAAAAAAACAAAGAGAGTTGCGGCGCTCTCACTTACATTGTCACTCGTTTTAACAGCTTGTGGTCAAAAACAAGAAACAACAACGAACAAAGACGAGAAAAAAGTAGCTACAAAACAAATATTAAACATTGTAGAAACCGGGGAAATTTCTACTCTTGATTCCTCTATCGCAACGGATGGTTTTTCCTATGCAGCTTTAAATAATGTGATGGAAGGGCTGTATATGCCTGGACCAGGTAACAAACCTGTACCAGGGGCAGCTGAATCTTACACATTAAGCGAGGATGGAAAAACATATATATTTAAACTTCGTCATTCAAACTGGTCAAATGGTGATCCTGTAACAGCGCATGACTTTGAATATGCATGGAAACGTGCAATAAATCCAGAAACAGCTTCTGAGTATGCCCATATTATGTTTGATATTAAAAATGCTGAAAAAGTAAATAAAAAAGCATTACCTCTCGATTCATTTGGTGTAAAAGCGCTTGATGATAAAACGCTTGAAGTACAATTAGAGCATCCTGTTCCATACTTTTTAGGGCTAATGGGATTTGCAACCTTTTATCCACAAAATCAAAAAGTAGTTGAAGCACAAGGGACAAATTATGGTCTCGAAGCTGCAAATGCAGTATATAATGGACCGTTCGTATTAAATGAATGGAAACATGATACAAGTTATAAAATGACGAAAAACCCAAACTACTGGGATCATAAAAATGTGAAATTACAAGAAATTAATGTCAATATCGTGAAAGACACTTCAGCAGCTGTTAATTTATTTGAAAGCAAACAAGTCGATCGTATCACAATTAATTCAGAATTTGTCGATAAATACCAAAACGATCCAAGCTTAAAGAAAATGGCACGTCCTTCTGTGACATTTTTTCGATTAAATCAAAAAAATCCTTTACTAGCAAATAAAAATGCTCGCAAAGCGATTTCTCTTTCCTTTGATAAAAAAGGAATTACAACAACCATTTTAAATAACGGTTCCATTCCTGCAAATGCTTTCATTCCAAAAGGCTTTGTAAAAGGACCCGATAATAAAGACTTTCGTAGTACAAGTAATGTCAAAGTAGAAACAAATATAAAAGAAGCGAAAAAACAATGGGAAACAGCAAAAAAAGAAACAAATCTACAAAATGTTTCTCTTTCCATCATATCAACTGATGAGTCAAACGATAAAAAAATAAGCGAATACTTAAAAGGCGAATTAGAGAAGAATCTACCTGGTTTAAAAATCACACTAAATCCACTTCCAGTAAAGGCATTTTTAGAACGTGAAGGAAATGGAGACTTTGAAATTTCACTTTCTACTTGGGGACCAGATTATCCTGACCCGACAACATTTTTAAATATGTTCGTAACAGATGGCCCTTTCAACAAAATGAACTATTCCAACAAACAATATGATGAATTAATGGAAAAAGCGAGTTCTTCTTTAACAACTGATTTACCAGCACGTTGGAAAGCGTTCCAAGATGCTGAGAAAATTCTAGTTGAAGATGATGCAGCAATTGCTCCAATCTTCCAAGCAGGGCTTATTTACTTAGAACGTCCAAGCGTAAAAGGTGTTGTCGTTCGTCCATTTGCGGGTATATATTCTTATAAATGGGCGTATATAACAGAGTAG
- a CDS encoding polyphosphate kinase 2 family protein, with protein MKKEWLANVDLTKKIDSKSKYNKKLKKYQRHLLALQQILKEEKVAVIMVMEGWDAAGKGGAIKRVTEHLDPRGFQVKPIAAPAPHEKRYHYLQRFWREIPRYGQIAIFDRSWYGRVLVERVEGFATQEEWARAYDEINDFEKVLTDDHYIIGKFFYHMSKDEQLKRFKERENNPLKRWKITDEDWRNREKWDEYVEAMEEMFEKTNQPNAKWHIIASNNKLYARVKTLKVMISLIEDYFLEHGIELPSYYYEIKAEQQEEFEIVQDVSMK; from the coding sequence ATGAAAAAAGAGTGGCTTGCTAATGTAGATTTAACGAAAAAAATTGATTCAAAATCGAAGTATAATAAGAAACTTAAAAAATATCAAAGACATTTATTGGCATTACAGCAGATTTTAAAAGAAGAAAAAGTAGCTGTTATTATGGTTATGGAAGGCTGGGATGCGGCTGGTAAGGGCGGAGCAATTAAGCGAGTGACCGAACATCTTGATCCGCGTGGATTTCAAGTGAAACCTATTGCTGCACCTGCTCCTCATGAAAAACGATATCATTATTTGCAACGATTTTGGCGGGAAATTCCTCGGTATGGACAAATTGCAATTTTTGATCGTTCTTGGTACGGTCGTGTTTTAGTTGAGCGTGTGGAAGGGTTTGCTACACAGGAAGAGTGGGCAAGAGCATATGATGAAATCAATGACTTTGAGAAAGTATTAACGGATGATCATTACATTATTGGAAAGTTTTTTTATCATATGAGTAAAGATGAACAGTTGAAGCGATTTAAGGAGAGAGAGAATAATCCTCTTAAACGATGGAAAATTACAGATGAAGATTGGCGTAATCGTGAAAAGTGGGATGAGTATGTGGAAGCAATGGAAGAGATGTTTGAAAAAACAAATCAACCGAATGCGAAGTGGCATATTATCGCTAGTAATAATAAATTATATGCACGTGTGAAAACATTGAAAGTCATGATTTCATTAATTGAGGATTATTTTTTAGAACATGGTATAGAACTACCTTCTTATTACTATGAAATAAAAGCGGAGCAGCAAGAGGAATTTGAAATTGTGCAAGATGTAAGTATGAAATAG
- a CDS encoding MFS transporter, with product MQAISKENVVTTPTIYRILFAISFGHFLNDSMQAVVPALFPILEKTMNLSYMQVGWIAFALNMTSSVMQPVFGMYSDKKPSPFLLPLGMFSSMLGMIGLAFAPNFIIVIISVLFIGLGSAVFHPEGARVAYMASGTKRGLAQAIYQVGGNTGNSLAPIFTAVIFVPLGQKGSLGFTAFAAVGILLLMYVSKWYKNELVSGAVKSKKRAALEAENAIVSAHIKFVIVLLIFLTFVRSWYGAGIGNFYQFYLIEHYGLSIKNAQYFVFAFMISGVLGTFFGGPLADRFGKKNIIVFSMLGSAPLALLLPHVSLLWVVPLFLCIGFISSSSFSVIVVYAQELVPGKVGMVSGLIVGLAFGLGALGAVVLGKLADIYSLQFIMVLCSCLPLIGLTSWLLPSDKKSV from the coding sequence ATGCAGGCAATTTCAAAAGAAAATGTAGTGACGACGCCAACGATATATCGCATTTTATTTGCAATTAGTTTCGGTCATTTTTTGAATGATTCTATGCAAGCTGTTGTGCCGGCATTGTTTCCAATTTTAGAAAAAACGATGAATTTATCTTATATGCAAGTCGGATGGATTGCGTTTGCGCTAAATATGACGTCATCTGTTATGCAACCGGTATTTGGGATGTATTCAGATAAGAAGCCATCCCCATTTTTACTACCGCTCGGTATGTTCTCAAGCATGCTTGGAATGATTGGTCTTGCATTTGCACCAAACTTTATTATTGTTATTATTTCTGTTTTATTTATCGGATTAGGTTCAGCAGTCTTTCATCCAGAAGGAGCCCGCGTTGCGTATATGGCATCTGGTACGAAGCGTGGATTAGCACAAGCGATTTATCAAGTAGGGGGGAATACTGGTAATTCACTTGCTCCAATTTTTACAGCAGTAATTTTCGTTCCTCTTGGTCAAAAAGGTTCGCTTGGTTTTACGGCTTTTGCAGCAGTAGGGATTCTATTATTAATGTATGTGTCAAAGTGGTATAAAAATGAATTAGTAAGCGGTGCTGTAAAAAGCAAGAAACGAGCTGCACTTGAGGCTGAAAATGCAATTGTAAGTGCGCATATTAAATTTGTTATCGTTCTCCTTATCTTTTTAACATTTGTTCGTTCGTGGTATGGAGCTGGTATTGGGAACTTCTATCAATTTTATTTGATTGAGCATTATGGTTTATCGATAAAGAATGCGCAATATTTTGTATTTGCTTTTATGATTTCCGGCGTACTGGGAACATTTTTTGGAGGACCGCTCGCAGATCGATTTGGTAAGAAAAATATTATTGTGTTCTCCATGCTAGGTTCTGCGCCGCTTGCACTTTTATTACCGCATGTTTCTCTTTTATGGGTTGTGCCACTATTTTTATGTATCGGTTTCATTAGTTCCAGTAGCTTTAGTGTGATTGTTGTATATGCCCAAGAACTTGTGCCAGGGAAAGTAGGGATGGTATCAGGATTAATTGTCGGTCTTGCATTTGGTCTTGGCGCGCTAGGTGCTGTCGTTCTTGGGAAATTAGCTGACATATATAGTCTGCAGTTCATTATGGTATTATGTAGTTGTTTACCATTAATTGGACTTACTTCCTGGTTACTGCCGAGTGATAAAAAATCCGTATAG
- a CDS encoding S-layer homology domain-containing protein, producing the protein MKKVISNVLAMTAALQVIMVPTTSFAAEKGFSDVPKSHWAYEAINDLANRNIIAGYDNGKFGLGDSVTREQVAALIYRALKPEAKAEYKNPYHDVSASTTMFPNEILALTEMGIFTGDENKNFRPKDSLTRAEMAMILQRAYHLKVKANHTFHDVDPNSWAKDAISALQSNGMAEGDGTGAFYPSKTVTREEYAQFLFNAEQSYLNLDLTLASNVTAEEIDNFLKKSRSDSPLIGHGQDFIAAQNEHGVNALYLAAHAILESGYGRSEIAYRKHNLFGLRAYDRDPFYHAKYLPTYRDSISYNANYVRERYLEKGAIYYNGPTLVGMNVKYASDPEWAGKIAGLMERIKPFDRNDYKNANRLPKNPHTLDVEALGNEIPYKDLGNREIAVQASGKYYKVPYPYDLKIKSIPDITQNEMGTLTNGSKVTVHREDPNGWVEFSMKDKQEKYWTLKSNLKM; encoded by the coding sequence ATGAAAAAAGTAATTTCTAACGTTTTAGCAATGACAGCTGCACTACAAGTTATAATGGTTCCAACAACCTCATTTGCGGCAGAAAAAGGATTTTCAGATGTACCAAAGAGTCATTGGGCATATGAGGCAATCAATGATTTAGCAAATCGAAACATCATTGCAGGTTATGACAACGGTAAATTTGGATTGGGAGACAGCGTAACGCGTGAACAAGTAGCTGCACTTATTTATCGTGCATTGAAACCAGAAGCGAAAGCAGAATATAAAAATCCATATCATGATGTAAGTGCAAGTACAACAATGTTTCCAAATGAGATTTTAGCTTTAACGGAGATGGGAATCTTTACAGGGGATGAGAACAAAAACTTTAGACCAAAGGATTCATTAACTCGCGCTGAAATGGCAATGATTTTACAAAGAGCTTATCATTTAAAAGTAAAGGCGAATCATACATTTCATGATGTGGATCCGAATTCTTGGGCGAAAGATGCAATTAGTGCGTTACAGTCTAATGGAATGGCAGAGGGAGATGGAACGGGTGCATTTTATCCGTCAAAAACTGTCACACGTGAGGAATATGCACAATTTTTATTTAATGCGGAACAATCTTATTTAAATTTAGATTTAACATTAGCTTCCAATGTAACAGCAGAAGAAATTGATAATTTTCTTAAGAAATCGCGTTCTGATAGTCCGTTAATTGGCCATGGACAAGACTTTATTGCAGCACAAAATGAACATGGTGTAAATGCTCTTTACTTAGCAGCACATGCAATTTTAGAATCTGGATATGGAAGATCTGAGATTGCATATCGTAAACATAATTTATTTGGACTACGTGCATATGATCGCGATCCATTCTATCATGCAAAATATTTACCAACATACCGTGATAGTATTTCGTACAATGCTAACTACGTGAGAGAACGTTATTTAGAGAAAGGTGCAATCTATTATAATGGTCCAACATTAGTTGGTATGAATGTGAAATATGCATCCGATCCAGAATGGGCTGGAAAAATTGCTGGTTTAATGGAGCGTATTAAGCCGTTTGATCGAAATGATTATAAAAATGCTAACAGATTACCGAAAAACCCACATACTTTAGACGTTGAAGCGTTAGGAAATGAAATTCCATATAAGGATTTAGGAAATAGAGAAATTGCTGTTCAGGCATCTGGAAAATATTATAAAGTGCCGTATCCATACGATTTGAAAATTAAGAGTATCCCAGACATTACACAAAATGAAATGGGAACATTAACGAATGGATCAAAAGTAACAGTTCATCGTGAAGATCCAAATGGATGGGTAGAGTTTTCGATGAAAGATAAGCAAGAAAAATATTGGACATTGAAAAGTAATTTAAAAATGTAA